In Sulfurisphaera javensis, a single genomic region encodes these proteins:
- a CDS encoding DUF4954 family protein: protein MAWKLEDIKVIIPIGGEATRLRPLTVETSKAAVRLLNRPLIEYTILELARQGIKEFIFGVKGYVNYRSLFDLYKEGIGFSARYHIKPRVHFKYIPRAETVGNAHAVKIAVEYYDVKEPFFVVQGDNLFKLDIKKVLEYHEQKKAYMTIVLKKVENVEEFGVAELDNDMRIKRFVEKPKRREDAPSDLANTGIYVLSPEIREIFNSEEVEEMLKLGKMDFGKDIIPYLIRKGYPVYGYVTNDLWFDVGTPDRYLEAMLTLLRTLSDEDMQGMRIDENRRIFVQGTSPDSRKRRVIIKRMYRKGDLKLEGDILIGRHCQIGSGTYIEESGIDNFTIIGKNVKIVRSSIMDRVYIGDNAIIENSIIGRHVEIRSTPQKPTKIINSVIADDTIIGEGSEITNSKIYPHKFINAESKIYDTILT, encoded by the coding sequence ATGGCATGGAAACTAGAAGATATAAAAGTAATAATTCCAATTGGTGGTGAAGCAACAAGACTTAGGCCATTAACAGTCGAGACATCTAAGGCAGCAGTAAGACTTTTAAATAGACCATTAATAGAGTATACAATTTTAGAGTTAGCAAGACAAGGAATAAAGGAGTTTATTTTTGGAGTAAAAGGTTATGTGAACTATCGCTCATTATTTGATTTGTATAAAGAGGGGATAGGATTCTCAGCAAGATATCATATTAAGCCTAGAGTGCATTTTAAATATATTCCTAGAGCAGAGACTGTAGGAAATGCTCATGCTGTGAAGATTGCTGTAGAATATTATGATGTAAAAGAACCGTTCTTTGTAGTTCAAGGTGATAATCTCTTTAAGTTAGACATAAAAAAAGTCCTCGAATATCATGAGCAAAAGAAAGCCTATATGACTATTGTATTGAAGAAAGTTGAGAACGTTGAAGAATTTGGCGTTGCAGAATTGGATAATGATATGAGAATTAAAAGGTTTGTAGAAAAGCCAAAAAGGAGGGAGGACGCTCCTTCAGATCTAGCTAATACTGGGATTTATGTACTAAGTCCGGAAATTAGAGAGATATTTAATAGTGAAGAAGTTGAGGAAATGCTGAAATTAGGTAAGATGGATTTTGGTAAAGACATTATTCCCTATTTGATTAGAAAGGGCTACCCAGTTTATGGATATGTTACTAACGATTTATGGTTCGATGTCGGTACACCAGACAGATATTTAGAAGCAATGTTAACACTACTAAGGACCTTATCAGATGAAGATATGCAAGGAATGAGAATTGATGAGAATAGGAGAATATTTGTTCAAGGTACTAGTCCAGACTCAAGAAAGAGAAGAGTAATTATAAAAAGAATGTATAGGAAAGGTGATTTAAAACTTGAAGGGGATATTTTAATTGGGAGACACTGTCAAATAGGAAGTGGAACATATATTGAAGAGTCTGGAATTGATAACTTTACTATAATTGGTAAAAACGTAAAAATAGTAAGAAGTTCAATTATGGATAGAGTTTACATAGGTGATAATGCAATTATTGAAAATTCAATAATAGGTAGACATGTTGAAATAAGATCTACTCCACAGAAACCAACTAAAATCATAAACAGTGTTATTGCAGACGATACTATAATTGGAGAAGGAAGTGAAATAACGAATTCAAAGATCTATCCTCATAAATTTATAAATGCTGAGAGTAAGATATACGATACGATATTAACATGA